A stretch of bacterium DNA encodes these proteins:
- a CDS encoding type II secretion system F family protein — MRPAAADAEPAAGLPRLGRGGGGGRRLAEFSRQLAVLLEAGIPLDHALGIAGEVADAPEFRGIIARVRRSVEEGASFADALARHPRTFNELYVSMVRAGEAGGALDQILKRLAEFLEEWQRIRDVVVSALLYPAFLSAFAVGAVTLLIVVVVPRFAGVFGDLGSKLPAPTRLLLAVSDFVRSAWWVIGAALVALGGALSAAARTPRWRAWWDRAVLGLPLAGDLAVKVQVSRFARVFGTLIASGVPILRALEIVTGTLNNSVFAASLARVQSGLKEGQGVAEPLRRAGVFPPLFLHMVAVGEETGRLEEMMLTVASSYDRDVETSARRLLSLLEPVIILLMGVVIGAIILSILWAIFSVNQLAL, encoded by the coding sequence GTGCGGCCGGCCGCGGCCGACGCCGAGCCGGCGGCCGGGCTCCCGCGCCTGGGCCGCGGCGGCGGGGGGGGGCGGCGGCTCGCGGAGTTCTCCCGCCAGCTCGCGGTGCTGCTCGAGGCCGGGATCCCCCTCGACCACGCGCTCGGCATCGCGGGCGAGGTCGCCGACGCTCCGGAGTTCCGGGGCATCATCGCGCGGGTCCGCCGCTCGGTCGAGGAGGGCGCCTCGTTCGCCGACGCGCTGGCGCGCCACCCGCGCACCTTCAACGAGCTGTACGTGAGCATGGTGCGCGCGGGCGAGGCCGGCGGCGCGCTCGACCAGATCCTCAAGCGGCTGGCCGAGTTCCTCGAGGAGTGGCAGCGCATCCGCGACGTCGTCGTCTCGGCGCTGCTCTATCCGGCGTTCCTGAGCGCGTTCGCGGTCGGGGCGGTCACGCTCCTGATCGTCGTCGTCGTGCCGCGGTTCGCCGGCGTCTTCGGGGACCTGGGCAGCAAGCTGCCGGCGCCGACGCGGCTGCTGCTGGCCGTGAGCGATTTCGTGCGCAGCGCCTGGTGGGTCATCGGCGCCGCGCTGGTGGCGCTCGGGGGCGCGCTGAGCGCCGCGGCGCGCACGCCGCGCTGGCGCGCCTGGTGGGACCGCGCCGTGCTCGGCCTGCCGCTGGCCGGGGACCTGGCGGTGAAGGTCCAGGTCTCGCGCTTCGCGCGCGTCTTCGGCACGCTGATCGCCAGCGGCGTGCCGATCCTGCGCGCGCTGGAGATCGTCACGGGGACGCTGAACAACTCGGTGTTCGCCGCCTCGCTCGCCCGCGTGCAGAGCGGCCTCAAGGAGGGGCAGGGCGTCGCCGAGCCGCTGCGGCGCGCCGGGGTGTTCCCGCCGCTGTTCCTGCACATGGTCGCCGTCGGCGAGGAGACCGGGCGCCTCGAGGAGATGATGCTCACCGTGGCCTCCAGCTACGACCGGGACGTCGAGACCTCGGCGCGCCGGTT